TAGCATGATTGAGATACTAACTATGACTTCGTTGGCATAGCGCAAAAGAAGAGGAAGATAATCGGTGCAGCTTGGAACAAAAGACGACTCAGGCTTGGAGTCTTCTGTAACGATGACAGTATACAAAAACTCCCACATGGTCCAAAATGTATTTAATGCTTATGCAAGAGGGGACTGGCTGAAGCAACCCTCACGCCCAACCACCAACTGATAAGACTGCTTACCTACAGATGACAAAGAATAAATACGTTCTCCTCTGACTATCAGGGAAGCACGACTCTGACTGCCTATAGAAGACACGAAATAAGTGCAAAATGCCAATCGACGTGTATTTAATGCTCATGTAACAGGGGAATAGACTAAAGCAAGTCTGCATTACATTCAAACAACTAGATTAAGGCTGTCAGCGTTTGAAAGGTTCTCCTCTGACTGCTTACCTATAGAAGACAAGGAATAAGTCctgatgtttttctttttcttttttgcacttgccacatcttcttcttcctcttgctctcCATCTTGTTTACAGTAGAAAAGGAAGATGAGTAAATTACTTGTCATAGCCCTCCTGCTGCTGCCTCTTATCAACCACGGAATTGACTTGGCCGTAGCATGGGATGATAAAGATTTCTTCAGATACTGCGCACCGTCCCAGTGCAGCCAACATGGCCCAGAGATCAGGTATCCTTTCTGCGTTAAATCCAGCAATACATCATCATCATGTGGATGTCGCGAATCATGGACGAAGTTAGCATGTTCTGGTCAAGAAACCATCCTACTTCACCCAGTTCTTGGCCCATACAGTGTCAGCGCCATGGATTACAGACGTTCTTCCATGAAGATCATCCCACTTGTAGACCCCTGCCAACTGCTCCAGCAGAAGCTTATGGTATCCGGAAGCTTATCATCTCAACAAGTTGATGTTGCCAACGATGACCCGCTGGGCCCGAACCGATTATTTTCTTGGAGCTTATTTGCAACCCTAGTACGCTGTTCAAGAGAGTTCACACCTGGTGCTGCCGATAGCATTGCAGGCCCAGTTTCCTGCCTTAGCAACGCAACCCACTTCTTGTATTTGGTAGCTGGCTATGAAGACATGTCTCTTCTTCCGCTGGACTGCAAGGTCATCCCAGTCTCAGATGGCAGCAGCGTCCTGATACAGATACCAAAGTATGACAACCCACAGTTGTACGAAGACTACGAACCACAGTTCTTCAAGGGAAGTGCTGAAAGAGTCCTCAGTTTCACTGAGATGACGGTGTATTGGGATGAATACAGTTGCATGGATTGTGAAGTCCATGGCGGACGCTGCGCATTTAGCTCACAGAGTCTAGCATTCTGCATGGCTGACCCGCACGGTATGATCAGATCTGACTGTCCGAAACTATATATAGTACTCCCTCAATTTGCAAATACATCACTTCGTACAAAGCATACAGTCAACCTTTTCTAACTTTGATTACTAAAATATTAGGTGGAAATAGTATTGTCAAGTTCGTCATAAAGAGATAGTTTCATAATATAAATTTCATGATTTAATactaacatgtactccctccgttcacaaatataagatgttctaacttttttctgattcggatgtatatagacgcattttagtgtgtttgttcactcatttcagttcgtatgtagtccatattgaaatatccaaaacatcatatacttgggaatggagggagtacatacaaCAAAGTAACAGTCAAAAGATACATATTAGAGACCGTGTCAATGTCCAAATCGTCATCGATTtacgaacagagggagtatcattcTATTTTATTTTGACAAAGAAGCAAAATCTAGAGTGCAATTTACTCATTTTACAGTTCCATGCGTTTGAATCTTCCATGAGACTGTCTGCCAATTATTTTTCATTCAAAATAGcaccacagatgatttaagcagcctGCTTGAGCAATCACATTGTGCCATAACTCACTAAAACAAATTTGAGAAATAATCAAGCGCAAAAAATATATGTTTTCTTTGTCTATCAGACACTGGCCTTATAAAATTTGTAACTCTTTAGCTGTTATTTGCCCTAAATTCTGCTATGCAACAATAAACTGAATTTTTTGGGAGATCAGTCAAAAAAGACCTGCATCCTCCACCAGCATGCCTACACCCACAGGAGGCAACCCACGATCGATGGGATTTGAGCAGGTTTAGAGAGGGCGGGGAACTAGCTAGGCATTTTCAGGGGATGAATCGAGGATGACAGAGCAGAGTAACTGAGAGAACCGACCTCGACTGGGTCCACATGTATGTGACTGAGACCATGTTCAGAAAAAATTTGCCCAGTTCAGTCAAAAGGTTTGACTTGACCGTACAAACTGTATGCATGGCCAAAACATAAGAAAAACTAACAGACCAGTGGCATTTTCAGAAACAGCATCAAAGCAATGCGACTAGTGTCATTTTTATAAATTTCCCAAAAAAGAAAATCTGTTTGATAAGTTGTACTTGTGATAAAGATTTTTTCTACTCTTTTTAAAAAAGCAAAAACAGCACCGCATGTGTTCTGCATATATTAAAAAAACTCTACTGTATCCGCTAGGGAAATTTACTGCATCAACAGTAGAGAACACTCATATAACAGTTTGTCTGTTCTACAGCTTTTTTTTCAAGAATTATAATGGATTTATTTTATCTCATTCTCATTCTTGGTATTTGCAGGTTCACATATCAAAGTCATTGCAGGTACTGCTATAACCGAATATTCTTaacttcaaaataaataaaaacttaTATTGTGTAAATTCTTATTGTTGGCAACTCTGAACCTTGACATCCGATTATCCGATTATCCACATAAAACTAAGTAAGGGCTTTTAATTCCCAATGCAATATGCTGATGTCATATTGTTTGTTTATTCAGCTACATCATCGGTGGCCGCATTTGTTGTTCTTTTGTTAACGGTGGCCACTGTGCTTTATCTTTCACTCAAGACAAGATATAATGCGGAGATACATTTGAGGGTCGAAATGTTTCTCAAGACATACGGAGCATCGAAACCCACGAGGTACACTTTTTCTGAAGTTAAGAAGATGGCAAGACGGTTTAAGGAAAAAGTAGGGCAGGGAGGATTTGGAAGTGTATACAAAGGCGAGTTACAAAATGGAGTGCCCGTGGCAGTCAAGATGCTAGAGAACTCTACAGGAGAGGGAGAAGCATTCATCAACGAAGTTGCAACCATCGGACAAATCCACCATTCCAATATTGTCCGTCTCCTAGGATTTTGTTCCGAAGGAATGAGGCGGGCTCTTATTTATGAATTCATGCCTAATGAGTCACTAGAGAAATATATTTTCTCTCGTGACTCTGCAAATTTCCAGCATCTTCTGGTACCCGACAAGCTACTAGATATTGCTTTAGGCATCGCGCGAGGAATGGAGTACTTGCATCAAGGGTGCAACCAGCGCATCCTCCACTTTGACATCAAGCCTCACAATATCCTGCTGGACTACAACTTCAATCCAAAGATCTCAGACTTCGGCCTTGCAAAGCTGTGCGCAAGGGACCAAAGCATCGTCACCTTAACAGCAGCAAGAGGCACAATGGGCTACATTGCACCAGAGCTATATTCTCGTAACTTTGGGGGAGTATCGTACAAGTCAGATGTGTACAGTTTCGGCATGCTGGTGTTAGAAATGGTGAGCGGAAggaggaatgcagacccgagtaTTGAGAGCCAGAATGATGTTTACCTCCCAGACTGGATTTATGAGAAAGTAATCAATGGGGAGGAGTTGGCCCTTACTTTGGAACCAACTGAAGAAGATAAAGAAAAGGTGAGGCAGCTGGCTATTGTCGCACTGTGGTGCATCCAGTGGAACCCGAGAAACCGGCCGTCAATGACAAAGGTCGTTAACATGCTAACAGGGAGGTTGCAGAGTCTGCAGATGCCCCCAAAGCCTTTCGTCTCATATGAAAATGAACCTATGCCATAAATCAAAACAGGGAGTACCATACTCTGTCAACATTCAAGGTTGTACTTTGTCTGCGCGTGTGTTGCAACAATAGCAACCACTGTGTTTTGATGCTTTCAGTCCATACTAGGTCTGGACATGTATGAATAATCGCTGGTCACTACCATTGTTATCGTACTCTACTGATTATTTGCAAGATACACGATTAGCAATTGCTACTCCCATATTTATCTCCAAAAGTTGCAAATAGCATTGTCTGCAATTCAGTATTCCGTTGATTACCTTATTCGGTCTCCCATATTTCTCTGCATCTGAGAGTTAGTGAATCTCCTCTTGGCAGTTAGTAGATGTGCCTGATGACggagcttttcctttgctactccCATATTTGGCATATTCCGTTTTTAACAGAGGCGATGTGCCTGACGGAGCTTTTCCTTTCCAGCATCTGCAATTCGATAAAATAGCATCAAACATCCACATCAATTCGAGCTTCACTTACTTCAATAATAATAACAAGCCAAATCAGAAACTGTGGGAGGGATCGAAAATCTGAGAAGTGATGTGGCGCACTAGTACCTGCTGGTCTTGGACTGTGAGTGAGAGGAATCGAAGCGTGGCTGCTGCTGCCTGGCCGCTGATTCAGTCACCGATGTGGACGGCAATGGCAGAAAAGACtgaagaagagaaagaaaaggTGAGGCAGCTTGCTATTGTCGCACTGTGGTGCATCCAGTGGAACCCGAGAAACCGGCCATCGATGACAAAGGTCGTTTTTTTTAATCGATGACAAAGGTCGTTAACATGCTGACGGGGAGGTTGCAGAATCTGAGGATGAACTTATGCCATAAATTAAAGCATGTCGCACGGACTACCATGCCCTGTCAGCATTCAAGGTTGTACCTTGTGTACGCGTGCGCTGCAATGGCAACCACTGTGTTTTGATTCTTACAGTCCATTAGGCCTGAAGATGTATGAATAATCACCTGACGCTACCATGTAATAGTGCTACTAGATGTTTGCAAATACAATAATCTGTTGATTACCTTAATCGGCTGTTACGTCGACTAATGTCCACTCCCATAGTGAGGCCTGACTGAATCTCCTCTTCCCAGTTAGCAGTTAGTACTGATATCTACGTACCAGAGAGGGCATGCGCCTGAGGGAGCTTCGCTTTCCGGCACAGAGTGAATCTGTTCCATCCATGAGCTCATCTGCAACTCGGACAAAATGACACCAATGAATCAAACATCCACATCAATTCGAgcttcacttattatttaaatttaTAACAAACTACTCCGAGTTGTAAATTTGACTTTTAATATTTGATGAGTAAATCAGAAACTTCGGGAGGAATCGGAAATCTAAGCAGTGGTGTGGCGCAGGAGTACCTATTGGTCAAGATCTTGGACTGTCACTGCTGCTTGCTGCCGTCGGGATTGGGGGTGGACTGCTGCTGCCTGACCGCCGATGTGTAGGGCGACGGCCGGGGGTTAGCTCCCTGCCGGCTGCTGTTGCTGGGTTGGGAGTGGAGGGCTGCGGCCGGCATcatcgtcggcggcggtgggcggaGAACCGTGGAGGCGGCTGGAAAGGATAAGAATGGAGGATAGGATCCGTCTACGCGGCCTACCGTAGCTACTTTGGGCCAGAGTTTATCACGTTTCCTGGCCCACGACCAAAGGTTTCCCTTGTCAGCTCCAACTTTGCTCACATCTCTTAAAAAACCTTCTCTTAAAAAATGGTTTCTTTTTAGCTCATCTATAATCTATAATCTATAATCTATAACAATATAAAAATACCCAAATGGGCAGATCCAATTAATCAtggtcatcaaatcatgtcaatccaacgacctagactgattcaatgtcgagcgctcaacacgtttagcatgcatttaatttcatgccaaacatagtgctaatcacataatacacgcaaataatatcctatttaatatccgcatgcacttaatatacttccaaattaacgtgcattgcatgtacacattGACTAGTTGTGTCAAATAATCGATAATCCACGTCTACCATCATCACTGCCGCCATCTGCCTCGATAATCTATTGACCAGCAACGGCCGAATCGCCATCTCCCTCTCCCCCAgtatgtttttctttttttctttccttggAATTGTGCTCAAAATTTAAATCATAATCCAATCTATAATAAGAAAAGAGTAAAAATATTCATTTGTTATAAAAGTATTTAAACTTTGTTTTCTATACAAATCAAATTTAAGTAATACTTAATGCAATCGAAACAATGCTCATCTATATTAAAAGTTATTAGtatattttcaaatttatttctgcCTCTTTTTAAAAACATCTACTTTTAAAATGTGTTCACACATCATGTAAATAAAAAATGTTGGCCTGTTTGAAAAGGATGTTCTTGTAATTTTAACAATTGTTCATGTAATTTAAAAACAtgttcatgtattttaaaaaatagACAAATAAAATGGAGAAGTATAATTTCCATGTATATTAAAAAGTATTAGTATAATTTTCAAATTTGTTAATGCCTTTTTCAGAGAAAAAAACATCAACTTTTAAAATGTGTTCACACATCATGTAAATAAAAAATGTTGACATGTTTGCAAAGGATGTTCTTATAATTTAAATAAGAGTTcatgtccttaaaaatgttcatgtaattTAAAAACTtattcatgtatttaaaaatatattcatgCATTTCTCTATAAATATGTCTATTTGTTTTACACAAAAATATAGAgagaaagaaaatggaaaaggaAGAAATGaggggaaagaaaaagaaaaggaaaatcccGAAGAATGTAACAAAAAACACTGTAAATACTAACAAGATAAACTAGAAAAGACAAATAAAACGAAAACCAGTACCGGCAGGCGGCAGCACAAAAAATGCGCCTCCATCCATGCAGGTCACTCTGTGGGCGTCCATGCACAAAAAATGCGCCTTCGACAGTCTATATACCTCTATATGGGGAAAATACCATTTGGGGCCCgtcatgattaaacatgtttgaacAGCACAGGGCTATGTGTACATCTAAGCTCCCCAAACTTGTTGAATTCTGGTATGAACTACCGTCTCTTATGTGAGATATTCTCTTTACACACAATCCAACATAAATATGGTCACTAAATTCAGTACTCGTCCTCTAATCAAACTCACTTAATCTTGATGGGGTCTTATATGCCTATGTATATAACTGTGTACAAGTTCAAAAAAATTATAACTATACAAAGTACTACAACCTAAGTATTTAGATGACACAATAAAGTTTAATTAATTATGACTAGGAAAACGCCTCCTTGTTCATCCCATGCCGTCTCCTCATGCTTCGCAccatgtcatggaattgtcacggcagatgtcctagtgtaaggacttagtcgcgaggccaacgcttctatgcggtagcttgagaggggttgatcgagaCGAGAGACGCAATACACAAGatgagggtttagacagcttcgggccccgggaaacatcatccggaatagccctacatgctgtttgtggctaggtctcattatgatcatgaaggagtcgccggtaagccggctcattgtgtctagccctagagattgttgtttcttgttgctt
The sequence above is a segment of the Triticum dicoccoides isolate Atlit2015 ecotype Zavitan chromosome 1A, WEW_v2.0, whole genome shotgun sequence genome. Coding sequences within it:
- the LOC119358508 gene encoding rust resistance kinase Lr10-like, which gives rise to MSKLLVIALLLLPLINHGIDLAVAWDDKDFFRYCAPSQCSQHGPEIRYPFCVKSSNTSSSCGCRESWTKLACSGQETILLHPVLGPYSVSAMDYRRSSMKIIPLVDPCQLLQQKLMVSGSLSSQQVDVANDDPLGPNRLFSWSLFATLVRCSREFTPGAADSIAGPVSCLSNATHFLYLVAGYEDMSLLPLDCKVIPVSDGSSVLIQIPKYDNPQLYEDYEPQFFKGSAERVLSFTEMTVYWDEYSCMDCEVHGGRCAFSSQSLAFCMADPHGSHIKVIAATSSVAAFVVLLLTVATVLYLSLKTRYNAEIHLRVEMFLKTYGASKPTRYTFSEVKKMARRFKEKVGQGGFGSVYKGELQNGVPVAVKMLENSTGEGEAFINEVATIGQIHHSNIVRLLGFCSEGMRRALIYEFMPNESLEKYIFSRDSANFQHLLVPDKLLDIALGIARGMEYLHQGCNQRILHFDIKPHNILLDYNFNPKISDFGLAKLCARDQSIVTLTAARGTMGYIAPELYSRNFGGVSYKSDVYSFGMLVLEMVSGRRNADPSIESQNDVYLPDWIYEKVINGEELALTLEPTEEDKEKVRQLAIVALWCIQWNPRNRPSMTKVVNMLTGRLQSLQMPPKPFVSYENEPMP